From a region of the Carassius auratus strain Wakin chromosome 31, ASM336829v1, whole genome shotgun sequence genome:
- the tmem69 gene encoding LOW QUALITY PROTEIN: transmembrane protein 69 (The sequence of the model RefSeq protein was modified relative to this genomic sequence to represent the inferred CDS: deleted 1 base in 1 codon), with the protein MRDLKKAPKPAPYIGLSGLIPFVSAPLLIAVTLYLPKVEFAQVAYGASIVSFVSGVRWGFALPVGSPAKPDWLNLANSVVPSLTAWTSLLFCHDITQSSVIVIMRLRIALHYDLSHLPTYPIIIKALRTILTVVALFSLMGTIVINQYYPENKYFSENAHLNCQAINIK; encoded by the exons ATGAGAGACCTGAAGAAAGCTCCAAAGCCTGCCCCCTATATCGGATTATCTGGTCTCATACCTTTTGTATCCGCTCCTCTACTTATTGCGGTCACATTATACCTTCCTAAAGTTGAATTTGCTCAAGTTGCATATGGAGCAtctattgtt tcttttgttagtGGGGTACGCTGGGGTTTCGCCTTGCCTGTCGGGAGTCCAGCAAAACCTGACTGGCTCAATTTAGCCAACAGTGTGGTTCCCTCTCTGACTGCTTGGACATCACTACTCTTTTGCCATGACATTACACAGTCTTCTGTGATTGTGATAATGCGGCTCAGGATAGCATTGCATTATGACCTGTCCCACCTGCCCACATATCCCATTATTATTAAAGCACTGAGGACTATCCTCACAGTTGTAGCCCTTTTCTCTTTAATGGGCACTATTGTCATTAATCAGTATTATCCTGAGAATAAATATTTCTCTGAAAATGCACATTTGAATTGTCAAgccattaatattaaataa